A DNA window from Fibrobacter succinogenes contains the following coding sequences:
- a CDS encoding FISUMP domain-containing protein, translating to MLKSTANNFATDLKSTVDWRDDGNGSDILGFSVLPAGECKAYSGGECTRIREKTCFWTTRQIDRTIHDITPETWNDYFWASIFCLTANSKDISNEVIDKFDYALSVRCVKDN from the coding sequence TTGCTGAAAAGTACAGCAAACAACTTTGCAACGGATTTAAAATCGACTGTTGATTGGCGCGATGACGGAAACGGTAGTGACATCCTGGGATTCAGCGTCCTCCCTGCAGGTGAATGCAAAGCTTATTCTGGAGGAGAATGTACTAGAATAAGAGAAAAAACATGCTTTTGGACAACCAGACAAATAGACCGCACCATACATGATATTACCCCAGAAACTTGGAACGATTATTTCTGGGCAAGCATTTTCTGTCTTACAGCAAACAGCAAGGATATTTCTAACGAAGTAATCGATAAATTTGATTATGCTCTTTCCGTCCGCTGCGTGAAGGATAATTAA
- a CDS encoding HlyD family secretion protein codes for MNKLEDLLDNFWNTHKNNAGVAYVYTHKLSIAWILCVLFAVMLGFIYQGKAAMFRGIAESSETIISLPSPTEIVKIYVVPGQEVKPGDTIVVINRPDLTLRVAELTRELDALEGRSNLSSAEIDQKVAEVKANLETRRLALSAEIRTLESEYESNKAISAKLASLKGSKSKADGNDAMAMRIKSLKNELALATKSANEQIALLRGSNKLQKSSGKTEAANIRKELAELRKQQKELTQIAKENWVVGDVNVRDGEKVSSFAPIVTLAHKSPTLIRGYINEQIYENTNLGEAVKVTSLTGKGKAVIGEVVGLSSRIVPFPTRMWKMPEIPVYGREVTIKIPEENQFLLGEMVTITETSKRNLEKQQQKAKK; via the coding sequence ATGAATAAACTTGAAGATCTTCTCGACAATTTCTGGAATACTCACAAGAACAATGCGGGTGTCGCTTACGTCTATACCCACAAGCTTTCTATTGCTTGGATTCTCTGTGTGCTCTTTGCCGTGATGCTTGGCTTTATCTACCAGGGCAAGGCGGCTATGTTCCGTGGCATTGCTGAATCTAGCGAAACGATTATCAGCCTCCCGTCTCCCACCGAAATCGTCAAGATTTACGTGGTTCCAGGTCAAGAGGTCAAGCCCGGCGATACGATTGTTGTCATCAACCGTCCGGACCTCACGCTCCGCGTTGCTGAACTCACCCGTGAACTTGATGCTCTCGAAGGCCGCAGCAACTTGAGTTCTGCCGAAATCGACCAGAAGGTGGCCGAAGTCAAGGCGAACCTCGAAACCCGCCGTCTCGCGCTCTCTGCCGAAATTCGCACGCTCGAATCGGAATACGAAAGCAACAAGGCTATTTCTGCCAAGCTTGCAAGTCTCAAGGGTTCGAAGTCCAAGGCCGATGGCAACGACGCCATGGCAATGCGCATCAAGAGTCTCAAGAACGAACTTGCTCTTGCAACCAAGAGCGCTAATGAACAGATTGCTCTCCTCCGTGGCAGCAACAAGCTCCAGAAGTCTAGCGGCAAGACCGAAGCGGCAAACATCCGCAAGGAACTGGCCGAACTTCGCAAGCAACAGAAGGAACTCACCCAGATTGCCAAGGAAAACTGGGTTGTCGGTGATGTGAACGTGCGCGATGGCGAAAAGGTCTCTAGCTTTGCTCCTATTGTGACGCTTGCTCACAAGTCCCCGACGCTTATCCGCGGCTATATCAACGAACAGATTTACGAAAACACGAACCTCGGCGAAGCCGTGAAGGTGACTTCCCTTACTGGTAAGGGCAAGGCTGTGATTGGCGAAGTGGTTGGCCTTTCGAGCCGCATCGTGCCGTTCCCGACCCGCATGTGGAAAATGCCCGAAATTCCAGTCTATGGTCGTGAAGTGACCATCAAGATCCCGGAAGAAAATCAGTTCTTGCTTGGCGAAATGGTGACCATCACCGAAACGAGCAAGCGCAACCTGGAAAAACAGCAACAGAAGGCTAAGAAGTAA
- a CDS encoding beta-L-arabinofuranosidase domain-containing protein, with the protein MNFGWFGKRLRTTLALMGVACSLGFSQDVLYPDMFALSDVQLLDGVLKERQDLNVETLLSYDVDRLLAPFYEEAGMRPKASKFPNWAGLDGHVLGHYLSALAMHYADNDDVQVKERLEYILKELKTIQDQNSKDNNFKGYISGVPNGKKMWLSMKSGNAGAQNGYWVPWYNIHKLYAGLRDAYVYAGYEQAKTMFLALCDWGITITDGLNDSKMQQMLGTEHGGMPEVYADAYYLTKNEKYLNAAKKWSHKWLLDPMSQGNDNLTNVHANTQVPKVVGFARIAELSGDQNFKKGSDFFWQTVVNKRSIAIGGNSISEHFPALNNHKKFVEEREGPESCNTYNMLKLTERLFNIKHDAHYTDFYERALFNHILSTIHPTHGGYVYFTPARPRHYRVYSKVNAGMWCCVGSGMENPAKYNQFIYTKDKDALYVNLFAASVLNWKDKSVKIKQETAFPKGESSKFTITGSGEFDMQIRHPYWVKEGEFKVIVNGDTVVKKSTPSSYVSAGKAWKSGDVVEVLYPMYTHVEDLPGVTDYVALLHGPIVLSAKTGTANLNGLVADDGRWSHIASGALESLDQAPMLASKKEDIPSKVEPVKGEPMHFKAPYLFAKQKDANLLLQPFYEVHDARYMMYWMVLTDPSILDRLEKEQKEALALDEKTVDKVAPGEQQPEVDHKMKIENSTSGTHQGEFYRDAGKCSGGDGGLISYEFETNSEDSLSLMVRYWGNEGCTREFDISIDGEKLVTENISGKWKKDEFVNVTYPIPDKMVKNKKIVRISFSASSGMVGGIFGVRLLRNKPKPVVVDPPTDIAPVAKVNLGFRVRATSQTLQIASDLPLAKTTSVKIYSMDGRLKLSQMLTAGANNFTVDIAGLKNGNYIVRFFQDGLVRGYTLFNKNGL; encoded by the coding sequence ATGAATTTCGGATGGTTTGGTAAACGTTTACGCACGACACTAGCGCTGATGGGAGTCGCTTGCAGTCTCGGATTTTCGCAGGATGTGCTCTACCCTGACATGTTCGCATTGTCGGATGTGCAACTTTTGGATGGCGTCTTGAAGGAACGTCAGGATTTGAACGTCGAAACGCTCCTTAGCTACGATGTGGACCGTTTGCTTGCTCCGTTCTACGAAGAAGCGGGAATGAGGCCCAAGGCTTCTAAGTTCCCGAACTGGGCAGGGCTTGACGGCCACGTGCTTGGGCATTACTTGAGTGCTTTGGCCATGCATTATGCCGATAACGATGACGTCCAAGTCAAGGAACGCCTCGAATACATCTTGAAAGAACTCAAGACAATCCAGGACCAGAATTCCAAGGACAACAATTTCAAGGGCTATATCAGTGGCGTTCCCAACGGCAAAAAGATGTGGCTCAGCATGAAGAGCGGCAATGCGGGCGCCCAGAACGGCTATTGGGTGCCGTGGTACAATATCCACAAGCTCTATGCGGGCCTCCGCGATGCTTACGTTTATGCGGGCTACGAGCAAGCAAAGACGATGTTCTTGGCGCTTTGCGACTGGGGCATTACGATTACGGACGGTCTCAACGATTCCAAAATGCAGCAGATGCTCGGCACGGAACATGGCGGTATGCCTGAAGTCTATGCGGACGCTTACTACCTCACGAAAAACGAGAAGTACCTGAACGCGGCAAAGAAGTGGTCGCACAAGTGGCTTTTGGACCCGATGTCGCAAGGGAACGACAACTTGACGAACGTGCATGCCAATACGCAGGTGCCTAAAGTTGTTGGTTTCGCACGCATCGCTGAACTTTCCGGCGATCAGAATTTCAAGAAGGGCTCCGATTTCTTCTGGCAGACAGTTGTGAATAAACGCAGTATCGCCATTGGCGGCAACAGCATTTCGGAACATTTCCCGGCGCTCAACAACCATAAAAAGTTCGTGGAAGAACGTGAAGGTCCTGAATCCTGCAATACGTACAACATGCTCAAGCTGACGGAGCGCCTTTTCAACATCAAGCATGATGCGCATTACACTGATTTCTATGAACGTGCGCTTTTCAACCATATCCTTTCGACAATCCACCCGACGCATGGCGGCTACGTTTACTTCACCCCGGCTCGTCCGCGCCATTACCGCGTGTATTCCAAGGTCAATGCGGGCATGTGGTGCTGCGTGGGTTCCGGCATGGAAAACCCGGCAAAGTACAACCAGTTTATTTATACGAAAGACAAGGATGCTCTCTACGTAAACCTCTTTGCGGCTTCCGTCTTGAACTGGAAAGACAAAAGCGTAAAAATCAAGCAAGAGACCGCCTTCCCGAAGGGTGAATCTTCCAAGTTTACGATTACGGGTAGCGGTGAATTTGACATGCAAATTCGCCATCCGTACTGGGTCAAGGAAGGTGAATTCAAGGTCATTGTCAATGGCGATACCGTTGTGAAAAAATCTACGCCGTCGAGCTATGTTTCAGCAGGGAAGGCCTGGAAGTCTGGTGATGTCGTCGAAGTGCTTTACCCGATGTACACGCATGTCGAGGATTTGCCGGGCGTGACCGATTACGTAGCGCTTTTGCATGGCCCGATTGTGCTTTCTGCAAAGACGGGTACTGCGAACTTGAACGGTCTTGTTGCTGATGATGGCCGCTGGAGCCATATCGCATCCGGAGCGTTGGAATCGTTGGATCAGGCGCCGATGCTTGCAAGCAAAAAAGAAGATATCCCGTCGAAGGTGGAACCCGTGAAGGGCGAGCCGATGCACTTCAAGGCGCCTTACCTCTTCGCAAAGCAAAAAGACGCAAACCTGCTTTTGCAGCCCTTCTACGAAGTTCACGATGCTCGTTACATGATGTACTGGATGGTGCTGACAGATCCCTCGATTCTTGACCGCTTGGAAAAAGAACAAAAAGAGGCCTTGGCGCTTGATGAAAAGACCGTTGACAAAGTCGCTCCCGGCGAGCAACAGCCAGAAGTTGATCACAAGATGAAAATCGAAAATTCCACTTCGGGCACGCACCAAGGCGAATTCTACCGCGACGCTGGCAAGTGCTCGGGCGGCGATGGCGGCCTCATCAGCTACGAATTCGAGACGAACAGCGAAGATTCCTTAAGCCTCATGGTGCGCTACTGGGGCAACGAAGGCTGCACTCGTGAATTCGACATCTCCATTGACGGAGAAAAGCTCGTGACCGAGAATATTTCGGGCAAGTGGAAAAAGGATGAATTTGTGAACGTGACGTACCCGATTCCGGACAAAATGGTGAAGAATAAAAAAATCGTGCGCATCTCGTTCTCGGCAAGCTCTGGAATGGTGGGCGGTATCTTTGGCGTGCGCCTCCTTCGCAACAAGCCAAAGCCGGTCGTTGTTGACCCGCCGACGGACATTGCGCCGGTCGCCAAAGTGAACCTGGGATTCCGCGTGCGAGCCACTTCGCAGACTCTCCAAATTGCATCGGACCTTCCGCTTGCAAAAACGACAAGCGTGAAAATCTATTCGATGGACGGGCGCCTAAAACTCTCGCAGATGCTTACCGCCGGCGCAAACAACTTCACGGTTGATATTGCGGGCCTCAAGAACGGTAACTACATTGTTCGTTTTTTCCAAGACGGTCTCGTGCGTGGCTACACGCTATTCAATAAAAACGGCTTGTAA
- a CDS encoding DUF4956 domain-containing protein: MLDLLAVQSSTTNATIITLAYTLILAFILSSTIAWTYEKTFLGLSYSRNFVQGIVLSAVVAAMVMQAIGDNVGRGLGMMGALSVVRFRTSFKDPRDIMFIFAALGAGIGCGVYAWGAAVGGTIAFSCVAFLLSRTGLGTKHFFDGMLRFALPNEPKVRGQVEDIMKGNLKTFILITMREVDGGARLDVAYQIRLRATKPAAEILTLLSKVEGISDVQFMMQDATTEM, translated from the coding sequence ATGCTTGACCTTCTTGCTGTCCAGTCCAGCACAACAAATGCAACGATCATTACGCTTGCTTACACCTTGATCCTTGCTTTCATCCTGTCTTCTACGATTGCATGGACGTACGAGAAGACTTTCCTTGGTCTTTCTTACTCGCGAAATTTTGTGCAGGGCATTGTGCTCAGTGCAGTGGTTGCCGCAATGGTGATGCAGGCCATCGGCGATAACGTTGGTCGTGGTCTTGGCATGATGGGTGCCCTCTCGGTGGTCCGCTTCCGTACGAGCTTCAAGGATCCTCGTGATATCATGTTCATCTTTGCCGCACTTGGCGCCGGTATCGGTTGCGGTGTTTACGCCTGGGGTGCCGCGGTCGGCGGTACGATTGCCTTTAGCTGTGTGGCGTTCCTCCTTTCTCGCACGGGTCTTGGTACCAAGCACTTCTTTGACGGTATGCTCCGCTTTGCTCTCCCGAACGAACCGAAGGTCCGTGGCCAGGTTGAAGATATCATGAAGGGTAATTTAAAGACTTTTATTTTGATTACGATGCGTGAAGTCGATGGCGGAGCCCGCTTGGACGTCGCTTACCAGATCCGCCTCCGTGCAACAAAGCCTGCTGCCGAAATCCTCACGCTTCTCTCGAAGGTCGAAGGTATTTCGGATGTCCAGTTCATGATGCAAGACGCAACGACGGAAATGTAA
- a CDS encoding FISUMP domain-containing protein, which yields MEFYFFGCSEENPFTIFANSSNDESSSSIFVESSSSEEFRLSSSSFDMFSSSSEISSSSWPQYSYGELIDKRDGQVYRTIKIGDQTWMAENLNYAYPHKIRDLDSASWCYNNEPDNCAKYGRLYMWEATMDCNAFEYTDNYYDYDSFCTEQVYKTEESFNFYRGTCPENWHIPSHDE from the coding sequence GTGGAATTTTATTTTTTTGGCTGTAGCGAGGAGAATCCTTTTACTATTTTCGCAAATTCATCAAACGATGAATCATCTAGTTCAATCTTTGTAGAATCGTCATCTTCAGAAGAATTTAGATTATCATCGTCTTCATTCGACATGTTCTCCAGCAGTTCCGAAATAAGTTCTTCAAGTTGGCCCCAATACTCTTACGGAGAATTAATTGACAAGCGAGATGGTCAAGTTTACAGGACCATCAAAATTGGCGATCAGACGTGGATGGCAGAAAATTTGAATTATGCCTATCCACATAAAATTCGCGATTTGGATTCGGCAAGCTGGTGCTACAACAACGAGCCCGACAATTGTGCAAAATACGGCAGGCTATACATGTGGGAAGCAACAATGGACTGCAACGCATTTGAATACACGGATAATTACTATGATTACGATTCTTTTTGCACCGAACAGGTTTACAAAACAGAAGAATCTTTTAATTTCTATCGCGGAACCTGTCCTGAAAATTGGCATATTCCATCGCATGACGAATAG